Proteins encoded by one window of Clostridium perfringens:
- a CDS encoding polysaccharide biosynthesis protein has product MSKISKVKGILLVLIDILLINIAYIFSMLVRFAFNGPVLGDIPAEQWSLYLRWMPLIAIIYVVLFAFFKMYKSLWSFAGLDEVMKGVAACIAGCLINVIIMLFLNPRIPMMVTLSAGILTMVLTIGFRLSFRMYRRLVIYGTLKGIESQKNVLIVGAGSCGRLVINEMKRETGAGFKPIGVIDDDRSKLGTYINGVKVLGNRNNIKNIVENKKVDLILIAIASITSDEKKKIIEACHETKVKVKIMPGVYEMIGGKVNLTKMRDVDLRDLLGREEVKLSKDEIANYINNKRVLVTGGGGSIGSELCRQIANFNPKELMILDIYENNAYDLEMELNRTHPELKKQVIIASVRDKEKLDSIFRNFKPQVVFHAAAHKHVPLMETSPGEAIKNNAGGTLNTAECADKYGVEKFVLISTDKAVNPTNVMGATKRMCEMIIQAINKKSKTEFVAVRFGNVLGSNGSVIPLFKKQIAEGGPITLTNKYITRYFMLIPEAAQLVLQAGAYAKGGEIFVLDMGKPVKIYDLAKNLIKLSGYEPFEDIDIKIVGLRPGEKLYEELLMDEEGLTETKHEKIFIGKPGDFDFEDIKTNIEELINISRFGTGDDIRDKIEEFVPTYNRLDKKEVNNDFEEIKSKAAITIV; this is encoded by the coding sequence GTGTCCAAAATAAGTAAAGTAAAAGGAATTTTATTAGTACTAATAGATATACTCCTTATAAATATAGCTTATATTTTTAGTATGCTTGTTAGATTTGCCTTTAATGGACCAGTGTTAGGAGATATACCAGCAGAGCAATGGAGTTTATATTTAAGATGGATGCCTCTTATAGCAATAATATATGTTGTTCTATTTGCATTTTTTAAAATGTATAAAAGTCTTTGGAGTTTTGCAGGCTTAGATGAAGTAATGAAAGGCGTTGCAGCTTGCATAGCAGGATGTTTAATAAATGTTATTATTATGCTTTTCTTAAATCCTAGGATTCCTATGATGGTAACTTTATCAGCAGGAATATTAACAATGGTACTTACTATTGGATTTAGACTTTCCTTTAGAATGTACAGAAGGCTTGTAATCTATGGAACATTAAAGGGGATTGAATCACAAAAAAATGTTTTAATAGTTGGAGCAGGTTCTTGTGGTAGGTTAGTTATTAATGAAATGAAAAGAGAAACAGGAGCGGGATTTAAGCCTATAGGAGTTATAGATGATGATAGAAGTAAGCTTGGAACTTATATAAATGGAGTAAAAGTTTTAGGAAATAGAAATAATATAAAAAATATTGTTGAAAATAAAAAAGTTGATTTGATTTTAATAGCTATAGCATCAATAACTTCTGATGAAAAGAAAAAAATAATAGAAGCCTGCCATGAAACTAAGGTTAAAGTTAAAATAATGCCTGGAGTTTATGAAATGATAGGTGGTAAGGTTAACCTAACTAAAATGAGAGATGTTGACTTAAGAGATCTTTTAGGTAGAGAAGAGGTTAAGCTTAGCAAGGATGAAATAGCTAATTACATAAACAATAAAAGAGTTTTAGTAACTGGTGGAGGGGGATCTATTGGTTCAGAACTTTGTAGACAAATAGCTAATTTTAATCCAAAGGAATTAATGATTTTAGATATTTATGAAAATAATGCTTATGATTTAGAGATGGAATTAAATAGAACACATCCAGAACTTAAGAAGCAAGTAATCATAGCTTCAGTGAGGGATAAGGAAAAGTTAGATTCTATTTTTAGAAATTTTAAACCACAAGTAGTATTCCATGCAGCGGCTCATAAACATGTTCCTTTAATGGAGACAAGCCCTGGAGAGGCAATAAAAAACAATGCTGGTGGAACTTTAAATACTGCGGAGTGTGCAGATAAGTATGGGGTAGAAAAGTTTGTATTAATTTCTACAGATAAGGCTGTTAACCCAACTAATGTAATGGGAGCAACTAAGAGAATGTGTGAAATGATAATACAAGCTATAAATAAAAAAAGTAAAACAGAATTTGTGGCTGTTAGATTTGGAAATGTTCTTGGAAGTAATGGATCTGTAATTCCTTTATTTAAAAAGCAGATAGCAGAAGGTGGACCAATTACCTTAACTAATAAGTATATAACAAGATATTTTATGCTTATTCCTGAGGCGGCTCAGTTAGTTCTTCAAGCAGGTGCCTATGCTAAGGGAGGAGAAATATTTGTCTTAGATATGGGTAAACCAGTTAAAATATATGATTTAGCAAAGAATCTAATAAAGCTTTCAGGATATGAACCTTTTGAAGATATAGATATCAAAATAGTTGGATTAAGACCTGGAGAAAAGCTTTATGAAGAACTTCTTATGGATGAAGAAGGATTAACTGAAACAAAGCATGAGAAGATTTTTATAGGAAAACCTGGAGATTTTGATTTTGAGGATATAAAAACAAATATAGAAGAACTTATTAATATAAGTAGATTTGGAACAGGTGATGATATAAGAGATAAAATAGAAGAATTTGTTCCAACATACAATAGATTAGATAAAAAAGAAGTAAACAATGATTTTGAAGAAATAAAATCGAAAGCTGCTATAACCATAGTTTAA
- a CDS encoding CpsD/CapB family tyrosine-protein kinase — protein sequence MLILENNPKSVAAESYRTLRTNIQYSSFDNPVKSIVITSSEPGEGKSTTSANLALSFAQDGKKVILIDCDLRKPILHKEFQISNSRGLSEFLIGNVEFSKVVYKHESGLHVLPSGLVPPNPAEMLASRAMEHLLTQLEEKYDYIILDTHPVNAVTDSKILSTKVDGTILVVKYGYTKKDAVIEAVKGLRAVKANIIGTVFNGEENQRGKYYHYYKKD from the coding sequence ATGCTAATATTAGAAAACAATCCGAAATCAGTGGCAGCTGAAAGTTATAGAACCTTAAGAACAAACATACAATACTCTTCCTTTGATAATCCAGTAAAATCTATTGTTATTACTAGCTCTGAGCCTGGAGAAGGAAAGTCAACAACAAGTGCTAACTTAGCTCTTTCTTTTGCGCAAGATGGAAAAAAAGTAATTCTTATAGATTGTGATTTAAGAAAACCAATTTTACATAAAGAATTTCAAATTAGTAATTCTAGAGGATTATCAGAATTTTTAATTGGAAATGTTGAATTTTCTAAGGTGGTTTATAAACATGAATCAGGACTTCATGTACTACCTTCAGGATTAGTTCCTCCAAATCCAGCTGAGATGTTAGCTTCAAGAGCTATGGAGCATCTTTTAACTCAATTAGAAGAAAAGTATGATTACATAATATTAGATACTCATCCAGTTAATGCAGTAACAGATTCAAAAATACTTTCAACAAAGGTTGATGGAACAATACTTGTTGTAAAGTATGGATATACAAAGAAGGATGCTGTAATAGAAGCTGTAAAGGGACTAAGAGCAGTTAAGGCTAATATAATAGGAACTGTATTTAATGGAGAGGAAAATCAAAGGGGAAAATACTATCACTATTATAAGAAAGATTAA
- a CDS encoding YveK family protein, which translates to MEENTISLQEIAYALKKRWKLIVLITIAATLVSAILSFFVIKPQYEAKTKLFIGKQETSQNTANYDNNDIMMYQKLMKTYAELVKTSDLVTKAVKNANLNYNQNEIKGILNNLTANPSADTQILDLSFKGGNPKEVLKVTEAITNEFISESKELIPNGNVQVIQKPQLPEHPVSPNKKLNILIAFVLGFVVGVAVVLILEYLDNTFKSREELEKTLDLPIIGAIPDYNNMEK; encoded by the coding sequence ATGGAAGAAAATACTATAAGCTTACAAGAAATTGCTTACGCTTTAAAGAAGAGATGGAAACTAATTGTACTAATAACTATAGCGGCTACCTTAGTTTCAGCAATATTAAGTTTTTTTGTTATAAAACCACAATATGAGGCAAAAACTAAGCTTTTCATTGGTAAGCAAGAAACAAGTCAAAATACAGCAAACTATGATAATAATGATATTATGATGTATCAAAAACTTATGAAGACTTATGCAGAGCTTGTGAAGACTTCAGACTTAGTTACTAAGGCAGTTAAAAATGCTAATTTAAATTACAATCAGAATGAAATAAAAGGGATTTTAAATAATCTTACTGCTAATCCAAGTGCTGATACTCAAATATTAGATTTAAGCTTTAAGGGAGGAAATCCTAAGGAAGTTTTAAAGGTAACAGAGGCCATAACAAATGAATTTATTTCAGAATCTAAGGAGCTTATTCCAAATGGAAATGTACAAGTTATACAAAAACCGCAACTTCCAGAACATCCAGTAAGTCCAAATAAGAAACTTAACATACTTATTGCTTTTGTTTTAGGATTTGTGGTTGGAGTAGCAGTAGTACTTATACTGGAATATTTAGATAATACATTTAAATCAAGAGAAGAACTGGAAAAAACTTTAGATTTACCTATAATAGGAGCTATTCCAGATTACAATAATATGGAGAAATAA